From a single Aricia agestis chromosome 17, ilAriAges1.1, whole genome shotgun sequence genomic region:
- the LOC121735566 gene encoding adenosine kinase — protein sequence MDPRTCDVEGQLVGIGNPLLDISANVGEDLLQKYDLHPDDAIMAEEKHMPLYKELVDKYSAEFIAGGSVQNTLRVAQWILKKPNLCTYFGCVGNDDFAKILRERAIADGVNVQYQISDTAPTGTCAVLITGTHRSLCANLAAAQCFTQDHLAKDECKRSIETAKFFYTSGFFVAVSPESIMQLASHSHERGLTFVMNVSAPFVSQFYKDPLEKILPYVDVLFGNESEAEAFAKAFNFTDTNLQDIGLKIAAMPKLNSSRERVVVITQGKDPVILIQGTKVSLIPVQELSREQIVDTNGAGDAFTGGFLSQMVLGKSYETCVKCGIYTASHIIQHSGCTFSGESVFSE from the exons atggATCCAcg CACCTGTGATGTTGAGGGCCAACTTGTTGGTATTGGCAACCCTTTGTTGGACATCTCCGCTAATGTTGGAGAGGACTTGCTCCAGAAATATGACTTACATCCTGATGATGCTATTATGGCCGAGGAAAAGCACATGCCCTTGTATAAGGAGCTTGTAGACAA ATACAGTGCAGAGTTCATTGCCGGTGGCAGCGTACAGAACACACTCAGGGTGGCCCAATGGATCCTGAAGAAGCCAAACCTCTGTACATATTTTGGCTGCGTCGGTAACGATGATTTCGCTAAAATTCTACGAGAGAGAGCTAT CGCAGACGGCGTGAATGTCCAGTACCAGATAAGTGATACGGCGCCAACTGGCACCTGTGCTGTGCTGATCACTGGAACGCACAGGTCCCTGTGCGCCAACCTGGCTGCGGCCCAGTGCTTCACACAGGACCATCTGGCGAAGGACGAGTGTAAACGAAGCATAGAGACCGCCAAGTTCTTTTATACCTCT GGTTTCTTCGTGGCGGTATCCCCGGAGTCGATCATGCAGCTGGCGAGCCACTCGCACGAGCGCGGGCTGACATTCGTGATGAACGTGTCGGCGCCGTTCGTGTCTCAGTTCTACAAGGATCCCCTGGAAAAGATCCTTCCCTACGTCGACGTGCTGTTCGGCAATGAATCG gaGGCAGAAGCGTTTGCCAAAGCATTTAACTTTACAGACACAAACTTGCAAGATATCGGGTTGAAGATAGCTGCCATGCCCAAACTGAACAGCTCCAGGGAGAGAGTTGTGGTCATAACCCAGGGTAAAGACCCTGTCATACTCATCCAGGGTACGAAGGTGTCCTTGATCCCTGTTCAAGAGCTGTCCAGGGAACAAATTGTGGACACCAACGGAGCGGGCGACGCCTTTACTGGCGGATTCCTCAGCCAAATGGTACTAGGCAAGTCGTATGAAACCTGTGTGAAATGCGGTATCTACACAGCTAGTCATATTATTCAACACTCCGGCTGTACGTTCAGTGGTGAAAGTGTTTTTAGTGAATAG